Proteins from one Porites lutea chromosome 3, jaPorLute2.1, whole genome shotgun sequence genomic window:
- the LOC140929603 gene encoding uncharacterized protein, translating into MIAGFAGSAIAQGPCVGRIDRWSEWNPTSRKPLWLLLSGATDPPKEIGISKRRTRDAQGDRNGAFLAGVTRDLVNMEDVVASKLYNTVKDLYLTKHAALRHVTLLFEKCKDTNAKPMLYYTGHGEIGTGNWCFADGTVSIQDIFGMVPGGCYYPLIFSDACYSGHWANFCLDKSIGGFHCLAACPEYSTALDTKDEGGDLTLYMTGKKLRPRTEPIYSGENRDDFPITYEYSTVDYTDFISSHVLNSQDILISQSMHDGFFSGIFASSKLYNPRPATSWGITRNYDSFLEFADEEWKRVNGRSKNIYSLACDEKFGFGAFFMDGYGTKQVIIESTDDIQKQGKDGLKITSCAALDSTFYIVMTKDTKEYDGKGQKWFTRSTWTETRDEIQEGYKEGKVITGICYSTGLEQYLVVMTKMPQRQSYRWFNTTEAIALSDWEDKKFEQGFYPTIIFEDPTENLTLNVMTEDENRSGYVRRPQFKLR; encoded by the exons ATGATTGCTGGATTTGCTGGCTCAGCAATTGCACAGGGACCATGTGTTGGCCGAATCGATCGGTGGTCAGAGTGGAACCCGACAAGCCGGAAACCACTTTGGCTCCTCCTCTCAGGTGCCACAGATCCACCTAAGGAAATTGGAATTTCTAAGAGACGAACTCGGGATGCACAAGGAGATAGGAATGGTGCATTTTTAGCTGGTGTGACTCGTGATTTAGTCAACATGGAAGATGTAGTTGCATCAAAGCTGTATAACACTGTTAAAGATCTTTATCTCACTAAGCACGCAGCTCTTCGACATGTCACCttgctttttgaaaaatgcaaGGACACAAACGCCAAGCCTATGTTGTACTATACAGGGCATGGTGAAATTGGTACTGGAAACTGGTGCTTTGCGGATGGGACAGTCAGTATTCAAGACATTTTTGGCATGGTGCCTGGTGGCTGTTATTACCCACTGATATTCAGTGATGCCTGTTACAGTGGTCACTGGGCAAATTTCTGTCTTGACAAAAGTATTGGTGGTTTCCACTGCCTAGCAGCATGTCCGGAGTACTCAACGGCTCTTGATACCAAAG ATGAAGGAGGAGATCTAACACTGTACATGACTGGAAAGAAACTACGGCCAAGAACAGAGCCCATATATAGTGGCGAAAATAGAGATGACTTCCCCATCACCTATGAATATAGTACCGTTGATTACACTGATTTTATCAGTAGCCATGTTTTAAATAGCCAAGACATTTTGATTTCCCAGAGCATGCATGATGGCTTCTTCTCAGGAATTTTTGCAAGTTCAAAACTTTACAATCCAAGACCTGCGACATCTTGGGGAATTACAAGAAACTACGACTCGTTTCTTGAGTTCGCTGATGAGGAATGGAAAAGGGTGAATGGTAGGTCAAAGAACATATACTCCCTTGCCTGTGATGAGAAGTTTGGGTTCGGGGCGTTCTTTATGGATGGCTACGGCACGAAACAAGTCATTATAGAAAGCACGGATGATATACAGAAACAAGGGAAAGacggtcttaaaataacttcaTGTGCTGCCCTAGATTCAACATTTTACATCGTCATGACAAAAGACACTAAGGAATACGATGGAAAAGGGCAGAAGTGGTTTACTCGTAGTACCTGGACAGAAACAAGAGATGAAATACAGGAGGGATACAAAGAAGGAAAAGTTATTACTGGAATATGTTACTCAACTGGGCTGGAGCAGTATTTAGTTGTTATGACGAAGATGCCACAAAGGCAGTCCTACAGGTGGTTCAACACGACTGAAGCAATAGCCTTGAGTGATTGGGAAGATAAGAAATTTGAACAGGGATTCTATCCTACTATCATCTTCGAGGATCCAACTGAAAACTTAACTTTAAATGTGATGACTGAGGATGAAAATAGATCGGGTTATGTACGTCGACCTCAATTTAAATTAAGGTAG
- the LOC140929602 gene encoding uncharacterized protein has protein sequence MSRLAGSAIAQGSNVGRIDRWSEWKPTDESTIWLLLSGATNPPEGIEISKRRPRDDPGDGNGAFLAGVTRDLVNMEDLVRPKLYNTVKDLYLTKDRALEHVINFFDICKAKEAHPMLYYTGHGEIGSGNWCFANGTISIQEISDLVPEDCFYPMIFSDACYSGHWANFCFNNEIDGFECLSACPDYSNAFDTPDKGGDLTLFMTGKKERPVTEPMYSGGNLLDFPITSGFDLISYSGFLGSFIKNSHRIVSSQSMHNGYLSAYFVKSKLHYPRPAVSWGIHKDFDTFLAFVREQSKKTRRIYSLACDEGSGFGVFLMEGYGTTQAVLRSTSRIRGYWDDGFKITACATLGPSFCIIMTKDVEKYKRKSQMWFTREAWSDVETEIQMGYQAEKIITGICYSIELEMYFVVMTKMPQKQCYAWQVDNTNEEWRKREKMLKEKRKKGFYPTVIFTDPTDGQTLFVMTQDESIQSCACKVNYKMKE, from the exons ATGTCAAGACTTGCCGGCTCAGCAATTGCACAGGGATCAAATGTCGGCCGAATCGATCGGTGGTCAGAGTGGAAACCAACGGATGAGTCCACCATTTGGCTATTGCTATCAGGTGCTACTAATCCACCAGAAGGGATTGAAATTTCCAAACGAAGACCCAGAGATGACCCTGGAGATGGGAATGGCGCATTTCTTGCCGGTGTTACTCGTGATTTGGTCAACATGGAGGATTTGGTTAGACCAAAGCTGTATAACACAGTCAAAGATCTTTATTTAACCAAAGACAGAGCTCTTGAACATGTTATCAATTTTTTTGACATATGCAAGGCTAAGGAAGCGCATCCTATGTTGTACTATACTGGGCATGGTGAGATTGGTTCTGGCAACTGGTGTTTTGCTAATGGGACAATCAGTATCCAAGAAATTTCGGACCTGGTGCCTGAGGACTGTTTCTACCCAATGATCTTCAGCGATGCTTGTTATAGTGGACACTGGGCAAATTTTTGTTTCAACAACGAAATTGATGGTTTTGAATGTCTTTCAGCCTGTCCTGATTACTCAAACGCTTTTGATACGCCAG aTAAAGGTGGAGATTTGACTTTGTTTATGACTGGAAAGAAAGAACGCCCCGTTACAGAGCCAATGTACAGTGGAGGAAATTTGCTCGACTTTCCAATTACCAGTGGATTTGATTTAATTTCTTACTCAGGATTTCTGGGCAGTTTTATAAAAAACTCGCATAGAATTGTCTCTTCTCAGAGTATGCATAATGGATACCTCTCTGCATATTTTGTAAAGTCCAAGCTTCACTATCCAAGACCTGCAGTTAGCTGGGGGATTCATAAAGACTTTGACACTTTTCTTGCTTTTGTAAGGGAACAAAGCAAAAAGACAAGGAGGATTTATTCCCTTGCATGTGACGAAGGTAGCGGTTTTGGAGTATTTCTTATGGAAGGATATGGTACCACACAAGCAGTTTTAAGAAGTACGTCCAGAATCAGAGGGTACTGGGACGATGGCTTTAAAATTACTGCCTGTGCTACCCTGGGTCCGTCATTTTGTATCATCATGACAAAGGACGTTGAAAAGTACAAGAGGAAATCACAGATGTGGTTCACCCGCGAGGCTTGGAGCGATGTTGAGACTGAAATACAGATGGGCTATCAAGCTGAGAAAATAATTACAGGTATTTGTTACTCAATTGAGTTGGAAATGTATTTTGTAGTCATGACAAAGATGCCCCAGAAGCAGTGCTACGCCTGGCAAGTTGACAACACCAATGAAGAatggagaaaaagggaaaaaatgctgaaagagaaaagaaagaagggaTTTTATCCTACCGTCATCTTCACCGATCCCACTGACGGCCAAACATTATTTGTGATGACGCAGGACGAAAGTATACAGTCTTGCGCATGTAAAGTTAATTACAAAATGAAAGAATAA